One Dokdonia sp. Dokd-P16 genomic window carries:
- the yaaA gene encoding peroxide stress protein YaaA yields the protein MKIVVSPAKSLNFESKLPTTRATQPQFLEEAEKLNSKLSNTTKKEIQDLMHISEKLADLNYQRYQDFTTPFTKSNARPAIYTFDGDVYTGLDAYTIPTEKLDKLQDTLRILSGMYGILRPLDLMQAYRLEMGTKLEYYSTKNLYEFWGDTLTNRLNEELEDDELFVNLASQEYFKAVQPKKLKVPVITPIFKDFKNGKLKIIAFYAKKARGSMVRYIIDKDVNNIEDLKGFDYDGYAYSAEESNEDKNEFVFTR from the coding sequence ATGAAAATCGTTGTTTCTCCAGCAAAGTCACTCAATTTTGAATCAAAACTCCCTACCACAAGAGCTACGCAACCGCAGTTTCTTGAAGAGGCAGAAAAACTTAATAGTAAACTCTCAAATACTACAAAGAAAGAGATTCAAGACTTAATGCATATTAGCGAGAAACTGGCAGATTTAAACTACCAGCGTTATCAAGATTTTACAACACCTTTTACAAAAAGTAATGCACGACCAGCGATTTATACTTTTGATGGCGATGTGTATACAGGTCTTGATGCATACACTATCCCAACAGAAAAATTAGACAAACTTCAAGACACGCTAAGAATCTTAAGCGGGATGTACGGTATATTACGTCCGCTAGATTTAATGCAGGCTTATCGCCTTGAAATGGGAACCAAACTAGAATATTACAGCACTAAGAACTTATATGAATTTTGGGGAGACACACTAACTAATCGTCTTAATGAGGAATTAGAAGATGATGAGCTTTTTGTTAATCTTGCGAGCCAAGAATACTTTAAAGCAGTACAGCCTAAAAAATTGAAAGTTCCAGTAATCACACCTATTTTTAAAGACTTTAAAAATGGCAAACTAAAGATTATTGCTTTTTACGCAAAAAAAGCACGAGGCTCTATGGTGCGTTATATTATTGATAAAGATGTAAACAACATAGAAGATCTTAAAGGATTTGATTATGATGGCTACGCATATAGCGCAGAGGAGTCTAATGAAGATAAGAACGAATTTGTATTTACGAGGTAA
- a CDS encoding 30S ribosomal protein THX — protein MGRGDKKSRRGKISRGTFGAKRRKKGRKKAKDAAKMQKNN, from the coding sequence ATGGGAAGAGGAGATAAAAAATCAAGAAGAGGAAAAATAAGCCGTGGAACTTTTGGCGCAAAAAGAAGAAAAAAAGGCAGAAAGAAAGCTAAGGACGCTGCGAAAATGCAGAAGAATAATTAG